In bacterium, a single window of DNA contains:
- a CDS encoding alpha/beta hydrolase, producing MPEKYVRRDGLPILVRHTGRTTLPQDPPVLGDGPPIVCLHDAGLQSSVFEGLLSSVEAFGGAIAFDLPGHGRSGSLDALPSIGDMTEMARWVADWCGANEPILVGHGMGALIALEWAKQTRVAGLVLCGSGLALGIEDDAISTMAQVTRGKAPRPFDPARVCKEGGREMMQKAYMEGIKTDPRATLVDLQASRAWSDAFDAAACGIECPVTVVSGAAENADCVARAEALASALSNGRSSTIEAAAHFLPLEQPEALADRIRSAAEAA from the coding sequence ATGCCCGAGAAATACGTCCGACGGGACGGCCTGCCGATCCTCGTGCGCCACACCGGCCGCACGACCCTGCCCCAGGATCCGCCCGTCCTGGGCGACGGCCCGCCGATCGTCTGCCTCCACGACGCCGGGCTCCAGAGCTCGGTCTTCGAGGGTCTGCTCTCCTCGGTCGAAGCCTTCGGCGGCGCGATCGCCTTCGACCTCCCGGGTCACGGACGCTCGGGCTCCCTCGACGCCCTGCCCTCGATCGGCGACATGACCGAGATGGCGCGCTGGGTCGCGGACTGGTGCGGCGCGAACGAGCCGATCCTGGTCGGCCACGGCATGGGCGCCTTGATCGCCCTCGAATGGGCGAAGCAGACCCGCGTCGCCGGGCTCGTCCTCTGCGGTTCGGGCCTCGCACTCGGGATCGAGGACGACGCGATCTCGACCATGGCCCAGGTCACCCGCGGCAAGGCCCCGCGCCCCTTCGATCCGGCCCGCGTCTGCAAGGAAGGCGGGCGCGAGATGATGCAGAAGGCGTACATGGAAGGGATCAAGACCGATCCGCGCGCGACCCTCGTCGACCTCCAGGCGAGCCGCGCCTGGTCGGACGCCTTCGACGCGGCGGCGTGTGGCATCGAATGCCCGGTGACGGTCGTGTCCGGCGCCGCCGAGAACGCGGACTGTGTCGCGCGAGCCGAGGCCCTGGCGAGCGCGCTCTCGAACGGCCGGTCCTCGACGATCGAGGCCGCCGCCCATTTCCTCCCGCTCGAGCAGCCCGAAGCCCTCGCCGATCGGATCCGAAGCGCCGCGGAGGCCGCCTAG
- a CDS encoding MaoC family dehydratase N-terminal domain-containing protein, whose translation MTAAELLAEYGDHVFDEIDLEIEADSLVGFATACGETHPRFVDPSHADFQGVPNYLTRIHGTRSLPEGFPVEMHRCFDAGKSIQVHQPVRQGDRVTGRSEIHDIYEKSGRTGTMLFIVHRMNFYNQGGDPLATVDWRLVQREFD comes from the coding sequence ATGACCGCTGCCGAACTCCTCGCCGAATACGGCGACCACGTCTTCGACGAGATCGACCTCGAGATCGAGGCCGACTCCCTCGTCGGCTTCGCCACCGCCTGCGGCGAGACCCATCCGCGCTTCGTCGACCCGTCCCACGCGGACTTCCAGGGCGTGCCCAACTACCTCACGCGGATCCACGGGACGCGCTCGCTGCCCGAGGGATTCCCGGTCGAGATGCACCGATGCTTCGACGCCGGCAAGTCGATCCAGGTCCACCAGCCGGTCCGACAGGGCGACCGCGTGACCGGCCGGAGCGAGATCCACGACATCTACGAGAAGAGCGGCCGGACCGGCACCATGCTCTTCATCGTCCACCGCATGAACTTCTACAACCAGGGCGGCGACCCTCTCGCGACGGTCGACTGGCGTCTGGTCCAGCGCGAGTTCGACTGA
- a CDS encoding MaoC family dehydratase, giving the protein MSKPSDTPETSEKQFEDVEFGEDLPEVDVDVSLDTVKVFAKASMMLADRFTDHEAAKKAGLPGAIVPGIMSQGILVAAIHAWAPNAKVLNVDTIFRAPLLVDSKPVASGVVTDIDDDTKVIEVDLTLRNEKGETPVVGTAKVTL; this is encoded by the coding sequence ATGAGCAAGCCCTCCGACACCCCCGAGACCTCCGAGAAGCAGTTCGAAGACGTCGAGTTCGGCGAGGACCTCCCCGAGGTCGACGTCGACGTGAGCCTCGACACCGTGAAGGTCTTCGCCAAGGCCTCCATGATGCTCGCCGACCGATTCACCGACCACGAGGCCGCGAAGAAGGCCGGACTCCCCGGCGCGATCGTGCCAGGCATCATGAGCCAGGGGATCCTCGTCGCCGCGATCCATGCCTGGGCGCCGAACGCGAAGGTGTTGAACGTCGACACGATCTTCCGCGCCCCGCTCCTCGTCGACTCGAAGCCCGTCGCCAGCGGCGTCGTCACCGACATCGACGACGACACGAAGGTGATCGAGGTCGACCTGACGCTCCGGAACGAAAAGGGCGAGACCCCGGTCGTGGGCACGGCGAAGGTCACGCTCTAG
- a CDS encoding Zn-ribbon domain-containing OB-fold protein, with translation MADEKQNPEYSAPAIDWESRAYWEGAGRGELVLQRCRDCGVVQHRPRGLCASCLSDDIEHFVASGRGEVYTYSVVRQNQMPAFAKAVPYVVSYVQLEEGPQLLTNIVDCDPDTVTIGMPVKVDFVPTPSKNGDVLGVPRFVPA, from the coding sequence ATGGCCGACGAAAAGCAGAATCCCGAATACTCCGCGCCCGCGATCGACTGGGAGAGCCGCGCGTACTGGGAAGGCGCGGGCCGTGGAGAGCTCGTGTTGCAGCGCTGCCGCGACTGCGGCGTGGTCCAACACCGCCCCCGCGGCCTCTGTGCCAGCTGCCTCTCCGACGACATCGAGCACTTCGTCGCGAGCGGACGCGGCGAGGTCTACACCTACTCGGTCGTCCGGCAGAACCAGATGCCCGCGTTCGCGAAAGCGGTCCCCTACGTCGTCTCGTACGTCCAGCTCGAAGAGGGTCCCCAGCTCCTGACGAACATCGTCGACTGCGACCCGGACACGGTCACGATCGGGATGCCCGTCAAGGTCGACTTCGTCCCGACGCCGTCGAAGAACGGCGACGTGCTCGGCGTGCCGAGGTTCGTGCCCGCATGA
- a CDS encoding inorganic phosphate transporter, which translates to MAWAIGANDVANAMGTSVGSGALTIRGAIIVAAVLEFGGAFLAGGHVTNTVRKGMLDMNLVTEEAILYGMLAALASAATLLLAATRFGLPVSTTHSIVGAIVGFGAIAIGPDAVNWAKVGQIVLSWLTSPLLSGVLAFAIFNLTRRAVLDRPDPMTEVRRVGPFFFFYVFFIMGLVTLFKGLKNLKLDLDLPEALGGSVVLGLVGMAFGYFVLRRVDAGEEVEGNRFGQVERVFVVLQILTACAVAFAHGSNDVANSIGPLAAVVSVVEGGGVAAKAPVEPWMLAVGGLGIVLGLGTWGYRVMETVGKKITELTPSRGFSAELAAATTIVLASRMGIPISTTHTLVGAVLGVGMARGIAAIDLRVVGSIVASWVATLPIAAALAIFFFYFFKGLLS; encoded by the coding sequence ATGGCCTGGGCGATCGGCGCGAACGACGTCGCGAACGCGATGGGCACGAGCGTCGGCTCGGGTGCGCTGACGATTCGCGGCGCGATCATCGTCGCCGCGGTGCTCGAGTTCGGCGGCGCGTTTCTCGCGGGTGGGCACGTCACGAATACCGTCCGCAAGGGCATGCTCGACATGAACCTCGTGACGGAAGAAGCGATCCTCTACGGCATGCTCGCTGCGTTGGCCTCGGCGGCGACGCTCCTGCTGGCTGCGACGAGATTCGGGCTTCCCGTCTCGACGACCCACTCGATCGTCGGCGCGATCGTCGGGTTCGGCGCGATCGCGATCGGTCCGGACGCGGTCAACTGGGCCAAGGTCGGGCAGATCGTGCTCAGTTGGCTGACCTCGCCGCTCCTCTCGGGCGTGCTCGCGTTCGCGATCTTCAACCTGACGCGGCGGGCCGTGCTCGATCGGCCGGATCCCATGACGGAGGTGCGACGCGTCGGTCCCTTCTTCTTCTTCTACGTCTTCTTCATCATGGGCCTGGTCACGCTCTTCAAGGGTCTCAAGAACCTGAAGCTCGATCTCGATCTTCCCGAGGCGCTCGGCGGATCGGTCGTGCTCGGTCTCGTCGGAATGGCTTTCGGATACTTCGTCCTCCGGCGAGTCGACGCCGGTGAGGAGGTCGAGGGGAATCGTTTCGGTCAGGTCGAGCGCGTCTTCGTCGTTCTCCAGATCCTGACCGCTTGCGCGGTGGCCTTTGCGCACGGCTCGAACGACGTCGCGAACTCGATCGGCCCGCTGGCGGCGGTCGTGAGTGTCGTCGAAGGCGGGGGCGTGGCGGCCAAGGCGCCGGTCGAGCCGTGGATGCTCGCCGTCGGCGGCCTCGGGATCGTTCTCGGCCTCGGGACCTGGGGCTACCGGGTGATGGAGACGGTCGGGAAGAAGATCACCGAGCTGACGCCGAGTCGCGGTTTCTCGGCGGAGCTCGCGGCGGCGACGACGATCGTCCTCGCGAGTCGTATGGGCATTCCGATCTCGACGACCCATACGCTGGTCGGCGCCGTGTTGGGTGTGGGGATGGCCCGCGGGATCGCCGCGATCGACCTTCGCGTGGTCGGGAGCATCGTCGCTTCCTGGGTCGCGACGCTGCCGATCGCGGCCGCGCTCGCGATCTTCTTCTTCTACTTCTTCAAGGGACTCCTGTCCTAG
- a CDS encoding acyl-CoA dehydrogenase family protein encodes MDFNDTPEEAAFRAEARTWLEANAELRGPDDDAPIMGENLSDENVAAAQAWQKKKADAGWACITWPKEYGGRGATPMENVIWNEEQARFKTPGDIFSIGIGMCGPTVMAHGTPEQQARWIPKLLSGEEVWCQLFSEPSAGSDLAGLRTTAVKDGDEWVVNGQKIWTSGAQICEWGILVVRTDPTVVKHAGLSYFVVNMKSPGIEIRPITQINKAQGFNEVFFTDVRIPDDQRLSEVGNGWSVALTTLMNERQSIGSGMGVGSLEDLVEFAEGIELDGKPAIEDTAVRERIADYVTKARGLKNTSLRTLTALSKGLPPGPEASMGKLVGAVLQQEAASFAMDLAGASGALLDDEVTPDGAAWQERYLSLPGLRIAGGTDEILRNIIAERVMGLPSDARADKGVAFKDIPTGPPQ; translated from the coding sequence ATGGATTTCAACGACACTCCCGAAGAAGCCGCCTTCCGCGCCGAAGCGCGCACCTGGCTCGAGGCGAACGCCGAGCTGCGGGGGCCCGACGACGACGCCCCGATCATGGGCGAGAACCTTTCCGACGAGAACGTGGCCGCGGCCCAGGCCTGGCAGAAGAAGAAGGCCGACGCCGGCTGGGCCTGCATCACCTGGCCCAAGGAATACGGCGGCCGCGGCGCCACACCCATGGAGAACGTGATCTGGAACGAGGAGCAGGCGAGGTTCAAGACGCCCGGCGACATCTTCTCGATCGGCATCGGCATGTGCGGCCCGACCGTCATGGCCCACGGTACGCCGGAGCAGCAGGCGCGCTGGATCCCGAAGCTCCTCTCGGGTGAGGAGGTCTGGTGCCAGCTCTTCTCCGAGCCCTCCGCCGGCTCGGACCTCGCGGGCCTGCGGACGACCGCCGTCAAGGACGGCGACGAGTGGGTCGTGAACGGCCAGAAGATCTGGACCTCCGGCGCGCAGATCTGCGAGTGGGGCATCCTCGTCGTGCGCACCGACCCGACGGTCGTGAAGCACGCGGGCCTCTCCTACTTCGTGGTCAACATGAAGTCGCCCGGGATCGAGATCCGACCCATCACCCAGATCAACAAGGCCCAGGGCTTCAACGAAGTCTTCTTCACCGATGTCCGCATCCCCGACGACCAGCGTCTCTCCGAGGTCGGCAACGGTTGGTCGGTGGCACTCACGACGCTGATGAACGAACGCCAGTCGATCGGCTCCGGGATGGGCGTGGGCTCGCTCGAGGATCTGGTCGAGTTCGCCGAGGGGATCGAGCTCGACGGCAAGCCGGCGATCGAAGACACCGCCGTCCGCGAGCGGATCGCGGACTACGTGACGAAGGCGCGCGGTCTCAAGAACACGTCGCTTCGGACGTTGACCGCGCTCTCCAAGGGATTGCCGCCGGGGCCCGAGGCCTCGATGGGCAAGCTGGTCGGCGCGGTGCTCCAGCAGGAGGCGGCTTCGTTCGCGATGGACCTCGCGGGCGCGTCGGGCGCGCTGCTCGACGACGAGGTGACGCCGGACGGCGCGGCGTGGCAGGAGCGCTACCTCTCGCTGCCCGGACTGCGGATCGCGGGCGGCACGGACGAGATCCTGCGCAACATCATCGCCGAGCGCGTGATGGGCCTCCCCTCGGACGCCCGCGCCGACAAGGGCGTCGCGTTCAAGGACATCCCGACCGGCCCGCCGCAGTAG
- a CDS encoding acetyl-CoA acetyltransferase, producing the protein MSFSGKIAIAGIHEYESRWAPDKTSFQIMGECTREALTDAGLTLSDVDGLFCASMASDAMMPVQLSEYLNIKPRYLDGSNIGGSSFVSHVAHAAAAIHAGLCDVGLILYGSTAASDAMAIGTGNSGGRDPGAAFNTPYGMTLVSSYAMVAHRHMHEYGTTSEQLADIAVSTRHHASLNPHAKMQNPITRADVLESRVIADPLHLLDCCIISDGGGAVIVTSLERAKDLRQKPVVVRGTGESVAHREIGAPDLTTIAAKQSGEQAFAMAGLSPADMHLATIYDSFTITVLCTLENLGFCKKGEGGAFVENGGIGLGGRLPVNPDGGGLSSNHSGMRGIFLVIEAVRQLRGGLGARQVEGAELAVAHGTGGYLGLMHSGATLILSNS; encoded by the coding sequence ATGTCGTTCTCCGGAAAGATCGCGATCGCCGGCATCCACGAATACGAGAGCCGATGGGCGCCGGACAAGACCTCCTTCCAGATCATGGGCGAGTGCACCCGGGAAGCCCTCACCGACGCGGGGCTCACGCTCTCGGACGTCGACGGCCTCTTCTGTGCGTCGATGGCTTCCGACGCGATGATGCCGGTCCAGCTCTCCGAGTACCTGAACATCAAGCCGCGCTACCTCGACGGGAGCAACATCGGCGGATCGAGCTTCGTCTCCCACGTGGCGCACGCCGCTGCGGCGATCCACGCGGGGCTCTGCGACGTCGGACTGATCCTCTATGGATCGACGGCCGCCTCCGACGCGATGGCGATCGGGACGGGCAACTCCGGCGGACGCGACCCGGGCGCGGCGTTCAACACGCCTTACGGCATGACGCTCGTCTCGTCCTACGCGATGGTCGCCCACCGCCACATGCACGAGTACGGCACGACGAGCGAGCAGCTGGCGGACATCGCCGTCTCCACCCGTCACCACGCCTCGCTGAATCCCCACGCGAAGATGCAGAACCCGATCACCCGGGCCGACGTGCTCGAGAGCCGCGTGATCGCCGACCCGCTCCACCTCCTCGACTGCTGCATCATCAGCGACGGCGGCGGCGCCGTGATCGTGACGAGCCTCGAACGCGCAAAGGACCTGCGGCAGAAGCCGGTCGTCGTGCGCGGGACCGGTGAGTCCGTCGCCCACCGCGAGATCGGCGCGCCGGACCTGACGACGATCGCCGCGAAGCAGTCCGGCGAGCAGGCTTTCGCGATGGCCGGCCTCTCGCCCGCCGACATGCACCTCGCGACGATCTACGACTCGTTCACGATCACCGTCCTCTGCACCCTCGAGAACCTCGGCTTCTGCAAGAAGGGAGAGGGCGGCGCGTTCGTCGAGAACGGCGGGATCGGGCTCGGCGGACGCCTCCCGGTCAACCCGGACGGCGGCGGACTCTCCTCCAATCATTCCGGGATGCGCGGCATCTTCCTCGTGATCGAGGCCGTGCGGCAGCTGCGCGGCGGCCTGGGCGCGCGGCAGGTCGAAGGTGCCGAGCTCGCGGTCGCCCACGGAACCGGCGGCTATCTCGGTCTGATGCACAGCGGCGCGACGCTGATCCTGTCCAACAGCTAG
- the surE gene encoding 5'/3'-nucleotidase SurE gives MPLVLSNDDGVSADGLATLHEVLAPRAECLIVAPAGPQSGVGHAVTTREPLRLDQHGPLRFGLAGTPADCARVALGRSAAFARQTLGDAGDDPLWLVSGINHGANLGMDTYISGTAAAAREATILGFPAIAISQYIGKHRAPDWAATAERAQQVLEVLLERAPRPGYFWNVNLPHPTDEGTSHDLVFCALDPSPHDFHYETRDGVLHWISDFHARPRVSGHDVDVCMGGATSITEIPVQPPHDTTA, from the coding sequence ATGCCGCTGGTGCTCTCGAACGATGATGGCGTTTCCGCCGATGGACTCGCCACCCTCCACGAAGTGCTCGCGCCCCGCGCCGAATGCCTGATCGTCGCCCCGGCGGGGCCCCAGAGCGGCGTCGGGCACGCGGTGACGACCCGCGAGCCGCTGCGTCTCGACCAGCACGGCCCCCTCCGATTCGGCCTCGCCGGCACCCCGGCCGACTGTGCGCGGGTCGCCCTCGGTCGGAGCGCCGCCTTCGCGCGGCAGACCCTCGGCGATGCAGGCGACGACCCGCTCTGGCTGGTCTCCGGGATCAATCATGGCGCCAACCTCGGCATGGACACCTACATCTCCGGGACCGCCGCTGCCGCCCGGGAGGCCACGATCCTCGGCTTCCCGGCGATCGCGATCTCCCAGTACATCGGGAAGCACCGCGCCCCGGACTGGGCCGCCACCGCCGAGCGCGCCCAGCAGGTCCTCGAGGTCCTGCTCGAACGCGCCCCCCGCCCCGGTTACTTCTGGAACGTGAACCTGCCCCACCCCACGGACGAGGGCACGAGCCACGACCTCGTCTTCTGCGCCCTCGACCCGAGCCCCCACGACTTCCACTACGAAACCCGCGACGGGGTGCTCCACTGGATCAGCGACTTCCACGCCCGCCCGCGGGTATCGGGGCACGACGTCGACGTGTGCATGGGCGGAGCGACCTCGATCACCGAGATCCCGGTCCAGCCGCCCCACGACACGACCGCCTAG
- a CDS encoding EthD domain-containing protein, with product MIKVIVMVKRNSALTPAEFHRHWREVHARLVADTPSVARRIVRYEQNHRTEEDYARGEVDFDGVAIAWYRSREDMDALFAEPDYQAVIAPDEARLSDQERNVWIVTEEEEVVIGGER from the coding sequence GTGATCAAGGTCATCGTGATGGTGAAGCGGAATTCCGCGCTCACCCCGGCAGAGTTCCATCGCCATTGGCGCGAGGTGCACGCGCGCCTCGTCGCGGACACCCCGAGCGTCGCCCGCCGCATCGTCCGCTACGAGCAGAACCACCGAACCGAGGAGGACTACGCCCGCGGCGAAGTCGACTTCGACGGCGTGGCGATCGCCTGGTACCGCTCGCGCGAGGACATGGACGCGCTCTTCGCGGAGCCCGACTACCAGGCCGTCATCGCCCCGGACGAGGCCCGGCTCTCGGATCAGGAACGCAACGTCTGGATCGTGACGGAAGAGGAAGAGGTGGTGATCGGCGGCGAGCGCTGA
- a CDS encoding acyl-CoA/acyl-ACP dehydrogenase has protein sequence MNFDFSDEQKLLQQTARDYLEANSPLTTCREILEGDQPYATDLWKGAAEMGWQGAVVPEQYGGAEFGYLELAMIAFEVGRALAPIPFGPSVYVATEAILRFGSDAQKGAWLPKLADGSAIGTFAFTEKPGQNAVAGIEASVSGGALSGTKLPVADGDVANVAIVAATEGGALGLYVVDLDGAGVTREGLDSFDMSRTQAKLAFDGAAAEKLAGADEAGIAKLLDVAAVLQAFEQVGAAERALEITREFILGRYAFGKPIAANQAIKHRMADLWCKVELARSNAYYAAWALSTDDPELATAAAIARISACEAFEDTTVEMIEFHGGVGYTWEYDCHLFYRRAKLLSSQLGTPKYWKNLLIDRLV, from the coding sequence ATGAACTTCGACTTTTCCGATGAACAGAAGCTCTTGCAGCAAACGGCGAGGGACTACCTCGAAGCCAACTCACCCCTCACGACCTGTCGCGAGATCCTCGAGGGCGATCAGCCCTATGCGACGGACCTCTGGAAGGGCGCCGCGGAGATGGGCTGGCAGGGGGCGGTCGTGCCCGAGCAGTACGGCGGGGCCGAGTTCGGCTACCTCGAGCTCGCGATGATCGCCTTCGAGGTCGGTCGCGCCCTCGCGCCGATCCCCTTCGGCCCGAGCGTCTACGTCGCCACGGAGGCGATCCTCCGTTTCGGCTCCGACGCCCAGAAGGGCGCCTGGCTCCCGAAGCTCGCCGACGGCTCGGCGATCGGCACCTTCGCCTTCACCGAGAAGCCCGGCCAGAACGCGGTGGCCGGAATCGAGGCGAGCGTCTCCGGCGGCGCGCTCAGCGGTACGAAGCTTCCGGTCGCGGACGGCGACGTCGCGAACGTGGCGATCGTCGCCGCGACGGAAGGCGGAGCCCTCGGCCTCTACGTGGTCGACCTGGACGGCGCGGGCGTGACCCGCGAGGGGCTCGACTCCTTCGACATGAGCCGGACCCAGGCGAAGCTCGCGTTCGACGGGGCGGCGGCGGAGAAGCTCGCCGGCGCCGACGAGGCGGGGATCGCGAAGCTCCTCGACGTCGCCGCGGTTCTCCAGGCCTTCGAGCAGGTCGGCGCCGCCGAACGCGCCCTCGAGATCACCCGCGAGTTCATCCTCGGTCGCTACGCCTTCGGCAAGCCGATCGCCGCGAACCAGGCGATCAAGCACCGCATGGCCGACCTCTGGTGCAAGGTCGAGCTCGCCCGATCGAACGCGTACTACGCCGCCTGGGCGCTCTCGACCGACGACCCCGAGCTCGCGACCGCCGCGGCGATCGCCCGGATCTCGGCCTGCGAAGCCTTCGAGGACACGACGGTCGAGATGATCGAGTTCCACGGTGGCGTCGGATACACGTGGGAGTACGACTGCCACCTCTTCTACCGGCGAGCCAAGCTCCTCTCGTCGCAGCTCGGCACCCCGAAATACTGGAAGAACCTCCTGATCGATCGGCTCGTCTAG
- a CDS encoding PEP-CTERM sorting domain-containing protein — protein MTPRFRAPSSLVVFFVLSFAAGGAQAYTETTDGEFSADPLAPTPVDVAPGSNLFTGSVAAPEDVRDYWTFTIDPGELLTAIQLVSSEDGTTGGAPDRGFIALHPGATAAIPGGSTIGGFLGGDHLDAIDAGTDVLLNLAGAPLGGTGFTAPLGPGDYAFLIQQTSGQIIAYTFDFVVIPEPGTALLLGLGLAGLSARRRR, from the coding sequence ATGACCCCCCGATTCCGTGCCCCCTCGTCTCTCGTCGTCTTCTTTGTCCTGAGCTTCGCCGCCGGCGGTGCCCAGGCGTACACCGAGACCACCGACGGCGAGTTCTCCGCCGACCCCCTCGCGCCGACGCCGGTCGACGTCGCGCCGGGCAGCAACCTCTTCACGGGCTCGGTCGCGGCGCCCGAGGACGTGCGGGACTACTGGACGTTCACGATCGATCCCGGCGAGCTCCTGACGGCGATCCAGCTCGTGTCGTCCGAGGACGGCACGACCGGCGGAGCCCCTGACCGGGGGTTCATCGCCCTCCACCCGGGGGCGACGGCCGCGATCCCCGGTGGCAGCACGATCGGCGGGTTCCTCGGCGGCGATCATCTCGATGCGATCGACGCGGGAACGGACGTGCTCCTCAACCTGGCCGGGGCGCCGCTCGGCGGAACCGGCTTCACCGCGCCCCTCGGGCCAGGCGACTATGCGTTCCTCATTCAGCAGACCAGCGGCCAGATCATTGCCTACACCTTCGACTTCGTCGTCATCCCGGAGCCCGGCACGGCGTTGCTCCTCGGACTCGGGCTGGCCGGTCTGTCGGCGAGACGTCGCCGGTAG
- a CDS encoding histidine phosphatase family protein, with the protein MAIFLIRHGETPGNRDRIIQFPDTPLSDRGLEQAARLGERMAGQPIREIWVSDHARAHQTAQAVERATGASLSVVEDLAERNLGALRGRPYSELDFDPFAPGYVPPEGESWEVFHDRVDSVWARIEDHWRAHFAGADDHFCIVTHGLVLRSLFERRLLGEAGLQAHANADGQVAIANTAVSILEPRPREGDVLDHSIELLACVAHLDASTAPRANPNVGM; encoded by the coding sequence ATGGCGATCTTCCTGATTCGACACGGCGAGACTCCCGGAAATCGGGACCGGATCATCCAGTTCCCGGACACGCCGCTCTCGGACCGAGGGCTCGAGCAGGCCGCGCGCCTCGGCGAGCGGATGGCGGGGCAGCCGATCCGCGAGATCTGGGTGAGCGACCACGCGCGGGCCCACCAGACGGCCCAGGCGGTCGAGCGCGCGACTGGCGCGAGCCTGTCCGTCGTCGAGGACCTGGCCGAGCGGAACCTCGGCGCCCTGCGTGGGCGCCCGTATTCCGAGCTCGACTTCGACCCCTTCGCGCCGGGCTACGTCCCGCCGGAAGGGGAGAGTTGGGAGGTCTTCCACGACCGGGTCGACAGCGTCTGGGCCCGGATCGAGGACCACTGGCGCGCGCACTTCGCGGGCGCCGACGACCATTTCTGCATCGTGACCCACGGCCTGGTCCTCCGCTCTCTCTTCGAGCGAAGGCTGCTGGGCGAGGCCGGACTCCAGGCGCACGCGAACGCCGACGGGCAGGTCGCGATCGCGAACACCGCCGTCTCGATCCTCGAGCCCCGCCCCCGCGAAGGCGATGTCCTCGACCATTCGATCGAGCTGCTCGCCTGCGTCGCCCACCTCGACGCGTCGACCGCGCCCCGCGCGAACCCGAACGTCGGGATGTAG
- a CDS encoding TIGR00153 family protein gives MAWIDKLVGRSPIEPMQEHMKAAVACAEQIPELVAAMSIGDLEAIARVRAKIDEREHEADGIKNEIRNHLPRRFMLAIERRDLLEVLESQDSIADVAQDIAELADQRGMVLPENLREPVEALASRVVAACKLAESIINELDELLETGFAGRESSRVEGMIADLGRLETETDELQDRCCRVLFGMEDELGVATVYWHRLVLWIATIADHAERVGNRLRLLIAH, from the coding sequence ATGGCCTGGATCGACAAGCTCGTCGGCCGATCTCCGATCGAACCGATGCAGGAACACATGAAGGCGGCGGTCGCCTGCGCCGAGCAGATCCCGGAGCTCGTCGCCGCGATGTCCATCGGTGACCTGGAGGCGATCGCACGCGTTCGCGCGAAGATCGACGAGCGCGAGCACGAGGCGGACGGGATCAAGAACGAGATCCGGAACCATCTGCCGCGTCGATTCATGCTCGCGATCGAGCGGCGCGATCTGCTGGAGGTTCTGGAGAGCCAGGACTCCATCGCAGACGTCGCGCAGGACATCGCAGAGCTCGCGGACCAGCGGGGCATGGTTCTGCCCGAGAACCTGCGGGAACCCGTCGAGGCTCTGGCATCGCGCGTGGTCGCCGCCTGCAAGCTGGCCGAGAGCATCATCAACGAGCTGGACGAGCTACTCGAGACCGGTTTCGCCGGGCGCGAGTCCAGTCGGGTCGAGGGCATGATCGCCGATCTCGGCCGGCTCGAGACGGAGACGGACGAGCTCCAGGATCGCTGCTGTCGGGTCCTCTTCGGCATGGAAGACGAGCTCGGCGTCGCGACCGTGTACTGGCACCGCCTCGTACTCTGGATCGCGACGATCGCGGATCACGCCGAGCGGGTCGGAAACCGTCTACGTCTCCTGATCGCGCACTGA